One Alicyclobacillus acidoterrestris DNA window includes the following coding sequences:
- a CDS encoding SDR family NAD(P)-dependent oxidoreductase, which translates to MKRAIVIGATGGTGAAIVEELVQRGMQVTAFGRSRAKLEQIATQLGNPKHLTIAIGDAFQADDIIQASSEADVMFHCANVPYHEMATRLLPLGEAVMRAADQIGLNVVVVDGIYPYGRRQAEFVTEDHPKEPHTRKGRIRLQFGQMIFSNRWKNARPLIVRLPDYYGPTANQASYLGGTLNAIAKGKLGFFIGNMRVPREYVYLPDAAKMVVEIARNGQAYGQEWNIPGAGVIPGREIVRIARSVAGSTKPVIPLGKIGLSILGLFVPAMKEVVEMLYLTSEPLRLSGEKYERCIGPVPATRFEEGIAATVLQLKGK; encoded by the coding sequence TTGAAGAGGGCGATTGTGATTGGGGCAACGGGCGGCACAGGTGCTGCTATCGTGGAGGAGTTGGTCCAGCGGGGCATGCAAGTGACAGCTTTTGGTCGTTCCCGCGCCAAGTTAGAGCAGATAGCGACACAATTGGGGAATCCCAAGCACCTGACCATCGCGATTGGGGACGCATTTCAGGCAGACGACATCATCCAGGCTTCAAGCGAAGCGGACGTTATGTTTCATTGTGCGAACGTGCCTTATCATGAAATGGCAACGCGTTTGCTGCCGCTGGGGGAAGCAGTCATGCGGGCGGCTGACCAGATCGGTTTGAACGTGGTAGTGGTTGACGGTATTTATCCTTATGGAAGAAGGCAAGCGGAGTTTGTGACTGAAGATCATCCGAAAGAACCTCACACGCGAAAAGGTCGGATTCGGTTACAGTTTGGTCAGATGATATTCAGTAACCGTTGGAAAAACGCACGACCACTCATTGTTCGCCTGCCGGATTATTACGGCCCTACGGCGAACCAAGCTTCGTATTTGGGCGGCACACTCAACGCGATAGCCAAGGGGAAGTTGGGCTTTTTCATCGGGAATATGCGTGTGCCACGGGAGTATGTGTATTTGCCGGACGCAGCCAAGATGGTCGTAGAAATTGCGCGGAATGGCCAGGCCTACGGTCAGGAGTGGAACATTCCTGGGGCTGGTGTCATCCCGGGGAGGGAAATCGTGCGGATTGCGCGTTCCGTGGCGGGATCGACGAAACCTGTCATTCCATTGGGGAAAATCGGTTTATCCATTTTGGGGCTGTTTGTTCCAGCCATGAAGGAAGTGGTGGAGATGTTGTACCTAACATCGGAGCCGCTTCGTTTGAGTGGGGAAAAGTATGAGCGGTGTATCGGCCCGGTTCCGGCTACTCGTTTTGAGGAGGGCATTGCTGCGACCGTACTTCAACTGAAAGGTAAGTGA
- a CDS encoding DDE-type integrase/transposase/recombinase, giving the protein MDLTLREQIALFRYSLISPVVSRQTPMTPGELGALLREVSARDYDIPGSTQTQVSVRTLERYLAAYRKGGYDALKPKVRQDKGLTKLSTPVLQRASELRRARPERSVEQIILLLEAEGIAQPGSVATSTLARHLRQAGLSRRDVLIVPQNKGTFRRFEVEDIHLLWQADFKHALYLPDPNNPGRKKKAILFAILDDYSRMIVHAQFYWDEQMPRLEDSFKKAILHHGVPEKLYVDNGAVFSSHHLKRICARLGVSLSHSKPYRPAGRGKIERIFRFLDTSFIPEAYEAVARGDVETLEELNEVFHTWVTAFYHVRKHGSTGVSPQERVAASERKTRRIPEADLNEIFYWQEERKVDKAGCVSLQGNRFEVDSELARTTIQLRYDPFDLSTIQVWTGEKRWPDAKTIDLTHPYDRRVHKEQQPTEDDIRPGVSLFDALKERKKQQAEGLKFSTTMDGDAQ; this is encoded by the coding sequence ATGGATTTGACGTTGAGAGAGCAAATTGCGTTATTTCGGTACAGTCTGATTTCACCCGTTGTAAGTCGGCAGACGCCGATGACACCGGGTGAGCTCGGTGCGTTATTAAGAGAGGTGAGCGCACGAGACTACGATATTCCTGGGAGTACACAAACACAGGTAAGCGTGCGGACGCTTGAGCGGTATTTGGCTGCGTACCGCAAGGGCGGTTATGATGCGCTGAAGCCGAAAGTCCGCCAGGACAAAGGGCTGACCAAGCTGTCCACTCCAGTCTTACAACGCGCTTCGGAGCTTCGCCGTGCAAGGCCAGAGCGAAGCGTGGAACAGATTATTCTACTGCTTGAGGCCGAAGGGATTGCACAGCCAGGGTCTGTCGCAACGAGCACATTGGCCAGGCACCTAAGGCAAGCAGGGCTCAGTCGCCGCGATGTGCTGATTGTTCCGCAAAACAAGGGTACCTTTCGGAGATTTGAAGTAGAGGACATTCACCTTTTGTGGCAAGCGGATTTTAAGCACGCCTTATATCTTCCAGACCCAAACAATCCGGGACGGAAGAAAAAAGCGATCTTATTTGCCATCCTTGATGATTACAGCCGAATGATTGTTCATGCACAGTTCTATTGGGATGAGCAGATGCCCCGTCTAGAGGATAGTTTCAAGAAAGCAATTTTACACCACGGTGTGCCCGAAAAACTGTATGTCGATAATGGAGCCGTCTTTTCGTCCCACCACCTCAAGCGCATTTGTGCAAGGCTTGGCGTCAGTCTCTCACACAGTAAGCCCTACCGCCCTGCTGGTCGTGGGAAAATTGAGCGGATATTCCGATTCCTTGACACAAGCTTTATCCCGGAGGCGTATGAAGCCGTAGCTCGTGGTGATGTAGAGACTCTAGAAGAGCTCAATGAAGTATTTCACACTTGGGTAACTGCATTCTACCATGTGAGAAAACATGGTAGTACGGGTGTGTCACCGCAGGAACGAGTGGCCGCTAGTGAGAGAAAGACAAGGCGCATCCCGGAGGCAGACTTAAACGAAATTTTCTATTGGCAAGAGGAACGGAAGGTGGACAAAGCAGGGTGTGTTTCTTTGCAAGGAAACCGATTCGAGGTGGATAGCGAGTTGGCGAGGACGACCATCCAATTACGCTACGACCCATTCGATTTGTCTACCATTCAGGTGTGGACAGGCGAAAAACGATGGCCGGATGCAAAAACGATTGATTTGACCCATCCCTATGACCGGCGTGTACACAAGGAGCAACAGCCCACCGAAGATGATATAAGGCCTGGTGTGAGCCTGTTTGATGCACTGAAGGAGCGGAAGAAGCAGCAAGCTGAGGGCCTGAAATTCTCTACAACGATGGATGGTGATGCACAGTGA
- a CDS encoding alpha/beta hydrolase: MTKQVTLEAAAQKFVQDTANPPYLFDLGPVEGRKTVDAVQAGEVYKPPVNVEELVVEGGPTGQVSVKILKPKNTTDALPVILYIHGAGWVFGDAHTHDRLIRELAVGAEAAVVFPNYSLSPESRYPTAIEEIYAVLEWIANNGATYGFDVNRITVAGDSVGGNMAAAITLMVKARKGPQLDKQLLFYPVTDAAFDTESYHQFATGYFLRRDAMQWFWDQYTTNPGERAQITASPLRATTEQLQGLPPALVITAEADVLRDEGEAYANQLREAGVPVTAVRFQGIIHDFVMLNALADTQAARGAIALANTWIKA; the protein is encoded by the coding sequence ATGACAAAACAGGTGACGTTAGAGGCGGCGGCTCAGAAATTTGTACAGGATACTGCAAATCCTCCATATTTGTTTGATTTAGGTCCAGTGGAGGGTAGAAAGACGGTTGACGCGGTTCAGGCTGGAGAAGTCTACAAGCCGCCTGTGAATGTGGAGGAACTTGTGGTTGAGGGCGGACCGACCGGACAAGTGTCGGTAAAGATATTGAAGCCGAAAAACACGACGGACGCGTTGCCGGTCATTCTATATATTCATGGTGCGGGCTGGGTGTTTGGGGATGCGCATACGCACGATAGGCTGATTCGTGAGCTAGCTGTTGGTGCAGAGGCTGCGGTTGTGTTTCCGAATTACAGCTTGTCTCCCGAGAGTCGGTATCCGACTGCAATTGAAGAAATTTACGCAGTGCTTGAGTGGATTGCGAACAACGGAGCGACGTATGGCTTTGATGTGAATCGCATTACGGTCGCTGGTGACAGCGTGGGAGGCAATATGGCAGCAGCTATCACGTTGATGGTGAAAGCGCGAAAAGGGCCTCAACTGGATAAGCAGTTGCTGTTCTACCCAGTGACGGATGCCGCATTTGATACGGAGTCTTATCATCAGTTTGCCACGGGCTACTTCCTTCGCCGGGATGCAATGCAGTGGTTTTGGGATCAGTACACCACCAATCCGGGAGAGCGGGCACAGATTACGGCTTCTCCGTTGCGTGCGACGACAGAACAGTTACAAGGGTTGCCGCCTGCATTGGTGATAACGGCAGAGGCAGACGTTCTTCGCGACGAAGGCGAAGCATACGCTAATCAACTGCGGGAAGCGGGGGTACCGGTTACCGCTGTGCGCTTTCAGGGAATTATCCACGATTTTGTCATGCTGAATGCGCTCGCGGATACACAGGCAGCCCGAGGCGCCATTGCGTTGGCAAACACCTGGATAAAGGCGTAA
- a CDS encoding DUF2628 domain-containing protein yields the protein MTKDRPSSVRKRERLHHVSWNWSAFILTILWLGYRKMYLYLSIIVIAVIIFSIVLGFGTTISPWIGLLIGVAVNILLGLFGNYLYLLHAKYKIRKVKQQSSDEKIQRQLIQQSGGTSIKSLAIVAVAIAILMSVLHHFSSTGGQGVTIGTSVDNSSPALTVRGTNYSLYETLYARIASRTSFGTTQLEFLLDYNTNGTWTNVRDLPVVNVNPDDNIYIMPFVIEPSYAGNWRVRILDQGHLIGEKTFKVTDPDS from the coding sequence ATAACAAAAGACCGCCCATCCTCCGTCAGGAAGCGTGAGCGGCTACACCATGTAAGCTGGAATTGGTCAGCATTTATCCTGACAATTTTATGGTTAGGCTACCGCAAGATGTACTTATACCTATCAATTATCGTAATTGCAGTAATTATATTCTCAATCGTACTAGGATTTGGTACAACGATTAGCCCGTGGATTGGGTTACTAATAGGTGTCGCAGTAAACATACTGTTAGGTCTCTTTGGAAATTACCTATATTTACTACATGCAAAATACAAGATACGCAAAGTTAAGCAGCAGTCGTCAGATGAGAAGATACAACGGCAGCTGATACAACAGAGCGGTGGCACAAGCATTAAGAGCCTTGCTATTGTCGCGGTAGCAATTGCAATCCTCATGTCGGTGCTCCATCATTTCTCTTCAACAGGTGGTCAGGGCGTCACGATTGGAACAAGCGTAGACAACAGTTCCCCCGCTTTAACCGTTAGGGGAACGAACTACTCATTGTACGAGACACTATATGCTAGAATCGCTTCCCGTACTAGTTTTGGAACCACACAGTTAGAGTTCCTTCTTGATTACAACACTAATGGAACATGGACTAACGTTAGGGATTTGCCAGTCGTCAATGTTAATCCGGATGACAACATCTACATAATGCCCTTTGTAATTGAGCCTTCCTACGCAGGAAATTGGAGAGTTAGAATCTTAGATCAAGGCCATCTTATTGGTGAAAAGACATTTAAAGTGACTGATCCAGATAGCTGA
- a CDS encoding ATP-binding protein: MPLRDRRNLGVATPGIGRHTLRALLNRLPAGVVIFNSDACLFCNEEATDIFRRLGFFPARSTTLADILQDLFDVQEDIDASHLYFKRVVGPASTHVDVEFSVIDAGDEDLVFLILHDVSELLEHRETVVQLEGLQMVGELAAGIAHEIRNPLASIRGFTQLIRDARDVSSVQTHTGVMLEELDRMNDLVEELLQLARPRSQQFEEADLVGILDSVVFLLNSQAILNNCSVVFSHRNEMPRVPIMCQSNKLKQAFINVIKNAVEASPNGGVVRVTMECVDDWVVVSIEDEGPGIPEEYRTLTGRKFFSTKEHGTGLGLMISHNIVQQHRGTLTIHTDMQRGALVQISLPIYGSSA; this comes from the coding sequence ATGCCGCTGCGTGACCGACGTAACCTCGGTGTGGCCACCCCAGGTATCGGTCGGCATACGCTACGGGCGCTATTGAATCGCCTACCTGCGGGGGTTGTCATTTTTAATTCTGATGCGTGTCTGTTTTGTAATGAGGAAGCGACAGACATCTTTCGCAGATTGGGTTTTTTCCCGGCACGTTCAACGACCCTTGCAGACATCCTTCAAGATTTATTTGATGTACAAGAAGATATTGATGCTTCGCATCTGTATTTTAAGCGGGTGGTGGGGCCCGCATCGACACATGTGGATGTCGAGTTTTCTGTGATTGATGCAGGTGATGAAGATCTCGTTTTTCTTATTCTTCACGATGTCTCGGAACTCCTTGAGCATCGAGAGACCGTTGTTCAACTAGAGGGACTGCAGATGGTTGGGGAGCTTGCGGCTGGAATTGCCCACGAGATAAGAAATCCTCTGGCGAGCATTCGCGGATTTACACAGTTGATACGCGATGCGAGGGACGTCTCGTCTGTGCAGACTCATACGGGGGTTATGCTAGAAGAGTTAGACCGGATGAATGACCTGGTCGAAGAATTGTTGCAGTTGGCGCGACCGCGCAGTCAACAGTTCGAAGAGGCGGATCTCGTGGGCATTCTCGATTCGGTAGTGTTTCTCCTCAACTCACAGGCGATTTTAAACAACTGCTCTGTCGTATTTTCGCACAGAAATGAAATGCCTAGGGTTCCAATTATGTGTCAGTCTAATAAATTAAAGCAGGCATTCATCAATGTGATTAAGAACGCGGTCGAGGCGTCGCCCAATGGCGGTGTTGTACGGGTCACCATGGAGTGTGTGGATGATTGGGTTGTCGTCAGCATAGAGGACGAAGGTCCAGGAATTCCTGAGGAGTACAGAACGTTGACGGGAAGAAAGTTTTTCAGCACCAAGGAACATGGTACAGGGCTCGGTTTAATGATTAGTCACAATATCGTTCAACAGCATCGCGGCACATTGACGATTCACACCGATATGCAACGTGGTGCGCTGGTGCAAATCTCGTTGCCTATATACGGGTCATCCGCGTAA
- a CDS encoding MFS transporter, producing the protein MFKRSSDSVLNQPSYTNYWVSRILSNTCFQMLSVAIGWQMYALTHSAFSLGFVGLAQFLPMVVLTLVVGHVADRFDRRVITLLCLIVEAMIAACLFAETFVGALERFQILLFAAGLGACRAFEGPASSALLPQIVRQDLVQQAVAWTTSGGQAAQILGPSLGGVLYSLGPNYVYSTVTVALVVASILNGFIRVEKTIRVHKRVSMQSLFEGLVFVYRHKVILGTISLDLFAVLLGGATALLPIFAQDILHTGAWGLGLMRSAPAVGALLMSIVFAYYPLKKAVGMTLFGALAVFGLATMLFAVSTHLVVSLIALFLVGASDVVSVVIRSSLVQLQTPDEMRGRVNAVNSLFIGTSNQLGEFESGMVAGFIGAVPAALIGGFGTLVVAGIWMYLFPSIRRIRSLSEA; encoded by the coding sequence ATGTTTAAACGGTCATCGGATTCGGTGCTCAATCAACCGTCTTATACGAATTATTGGGTTTCTAGAATCTTATCTAATACCTGTTTTCAGATGCTCTCCGTGGCGATTGGGTGGCAGATGTATGCGCTGACGCACAGTGCATTTAGTCTCGGATTTGTCGGGCTCGCCCAGTTTCTCCCGATGGTTGTGCTGACGTTGGTGGTCGGTCACGTGGCGGATCGATTTGACCGTCGGGTAATCACGCTCTTGTGTCTCATCGTTGAGGCCATGATTGCGGCGTGTCTGTTCGCGGAGACATTTGTCGGGGCATTGGAGAGATTTCAAATCTTGTTGTTTGCCGCGGGATTGGGCGCGTGCCGTGCATTCGAAGGTCCTGCGTCTTCCGCTTTGTTGCCGCAAATTGTGCGGCAGGATTTGGTTCAACAGGCCGTTGCATGGACGACTTCTGGCGGACAAGCGGCGCAGATTTTGGGGCCTTCACTTGGGGGCGTATTGTATTCGTTGGGACCGAATTATGTTTACAGTACGGTCACGGTGGCGCTTGTCGTCGCGAGTATTCTGAACGGTTTCATTCGCGTGGAGAAGACCATCCGTGTGCACAAACGCGTGTCAATGCAGTCCTTGTTTGAAGGGTTGGTCTTTGTCTATCGACATAAGGTGATTTTAGGGACGATTTCACTAGATTTGTTTGCTGTATTGTTAGGGGGCGCGACCGCGCTTTTACCGATATTTGCGCAGGACATATTACATACAGGCGCATGGGGATTGGGCTTGATGCGTTCAGCACCGGCGGTGGGTGCACTTTTGATGTCCATCGTCTTTGCCTACTATCCATTAAAGAAAGCGGTTGGAATGACGTTGTTTGGCGCGCTGGCTGTCTTTGGCTTGGCCACGATGTTGTTCGCGGTGTCGACGCACCTCGTCGTTTCATTGATTGCGTTGTTTCTCGTCGGTGCTTCCGATGTGGTCAGTGTCGTCATTCGTTCTTCCCTCGTTCAGTTGCAAACTCCGGATGAGATGCGGGGCCGTGTAAATGCAGTCAATTCTCTGTTCATTGGGACATCGAATCAACTTGGCGAGTTTGAATCGGGGATGGTCGCAGGGTTTATTGGGGCCGTTCCTGCGGCACTGATTGGTGGGTTTGGAACGTTGGTCGTTGCGGGGATATGGATGTACCTCTTCCCTTCCATCCGGCGCATCCGCTCCCTATCGGAAGCGTAA
- a CDS encoding transposase gives MWTQRIVNVKISKLIRGVYDDKTIRCGFQTDTVKLVLEEGKVASQVARDLGISQKTVYGWVAQYKNDPKHPFVEFGNLKPDAQATRDLERENRELREELEILKKKRCASSATTGSEWVKRRWPTSCARAASRVGLCASTKQPPTRSTIILSLTMC, from the coding sequence GTGTGGACACAACGAATCGTGAATGTGAAAATAAGTAAATTGATTCGAGGTGTCTACGATGACAAAACAATACGATGCGGATTTCAAACTGATACAGTGAAGTTGGTTCTGGAGGAGGGGAAAGTCGCCTCCCAAGTTGCACGCGATCTTGGCATATCTCAAAAGACCGTCTATGGCTGGGTTGCGCAGTATAAGAACGATCCGAAGCACCCCTTCGTCGAATTCGGAAATCTCAAACCCGATGCGCAAGCAACGCGTGACCTGGAACGGGAAAACCGCGAACTGAGAGAGGAACTCGAGATATTAAAAAAAAAGCGGTGCGCATCTTCAGCAACGACCGGAAGTGAGTGGGTCAAAAGACGGTGGCCAACATCATGCGCGAGAGCGGCCTCAAGAGTCGGACTGTGCGCAAGTACAAAGCAACCCCCAACTCGAAGCACAATCATCCTGTCTCTGACAATGTGTTAA
- a CDS encoding TetR/AcrR family transcriptional regulator, with protein MAKRETASANRRMEIISAAIEVFAETGYYRATTMQVAKRAGISQPYIFRFFATKEELLLAALEVSWQRIADAFRQVIATTPSSQLEQVLIEAYEDIMHANRSEILLQMQAQTIPEESIRVAMQSGVRDIRRIVLEAFENGGVANPVEKTKLFIAKGMLCNISMALDMPELMGE; from the coding sequence ATGGCGAAGCGTGAAACTGCTTCAGCAAATCGCCGAATGGAGATTATCTCTGCGGCGATAGAGGTCTTTGCCGAAACGGGATATTATCGAGCGACTACGATGCAAGTGGCGAAGCGGGCAGGGATTTCTCAACCGTATATTTTTCGCTTTTTCGCAACGAAGGAAGAACTGCTGCTCGCAGCACTCGAGGTTTCTTGGCAAAGAATCGCAGATGCTTTCCGCCAGGTAATCGCCACTACGCCGTCCAGTCAGTTGGAGCAGGTATTGATTGAGGCGTATGAAGATATCATGCACGCGAACCGCTCGGAGATACTGCTGCAAATGCAGGCTCAGACAATACCAGAGGAGTCGATTCGGGTGGCGATGCAGTCGGGAGTTAGGGATATTCGCCGGATCGTATTGGAGGCATTCGAGAATGGCGGCGTAGCGAATCCAGTGGAGAAGACGAAGCTTTTTATTGCCAAGGGGATGTTGTGCAACATTTCGATGGCGTTGGACATGCCTGAGCTCATGGGGGAGTAA
- a CDS encoding ExeA family protein — MEKWNWSNEPFRRDVTVDGLFETGGHKEAMARLHYVLEHKSLGLLTGEVGSGKTTLIRRLLTGLDEMKFLPVYICVLGLKPKDFYAELLSYMGEAMPFGLSKARKLWHERIQGQAGMERGWVVVIDEAQDMSEEMIQELRFVRNQQMDASSPFPLLLVGQPEMRRKLRLKKYEAISQRIEMAYHLSGMTREESTEYIRHQMKQTGGNLPVFTDAAMQMIHAASKGIPRVVNQMCTQALYDAAAKNSEAIDESHVGRVLTDQEWQRGSAG; from the coding sequence ATGGAGAAATGGAACTGGAGCAACGAACCATTTCGTAGGGACGTGACGGTGGATGGACTGTTTGAAACCGGGGGCCACAAAGAAGCAATGGCGCGGCTGCATTATGTGCTTGAACACAAATCTCTGGGCCTGCTCACTGGTGAAGTAGGCAGCGGCAAAACGACGCTCATCCGGAGGTTATTAACCGGTTTGGATGAAATGAAATTTCTTCCTGTTTACATTTGTGTACTCGGACTGAAGCCGAAAGACTTCTACGCAGAGTTGTTGTCCTACATGGGTGAGGCCATGCCGTTTGGGCTAAGCAAGGCTAGGAAGCTTTGGCATGAGCGGATTCAAGGACAAGCTGGTATGGAGCGGGGATGGGTCGTTGTGATAGATGAAGCGCAGGACATGTCTGAGGAGATGATTCAAGAACTTCGCTTTGTACGAAACCAACAGATGGATGCGAGTTCCCCGTTTCCACTCTTACTCGTTGGCCAACCAGAGATGCGCCGCAAGCTTCGGTTGAAAAAGTATGAGGCCATATCTCAGCGGATAGAGATGGCGTACCATTTAAGTGGCATGACCCGTGAGGAGTCAACGGAGTATATTCGACACCAAATGAAACAAACCGGGGGCAATCTGCCCGTGTTTACGGACGCCGCGATGCAAATGATTCATGCGGCCAGCAAGGGAATACCACGGGTGGTGAATCAAATGTGTACGCAGGCGCTGTATGATGCAGCCGCAAAAAACAGCGAGGCAATTGATGAGAGCCATGTAGGGCGGGTTTTAACGGACCAGGAATGGCAAAGAGGAAGCGCGGGCTGA
- a CDS encoding Na-translocating system protein MpsC family protein encodes MNSPFGARSGQHPNQQIANYIGKLLRDTFGKGPETVQVATGFTFFTVYLRNFMSPMEKVLMENDQEETVYELRLNLVRSLFPEIRTYVEMVTGVKLREFYCDWGFQNQSGMLVGISEDPFPNSESFREIYEGKEQVEREIVRISQEIQKPPEEIYSCMLNPRTLLIVRNGLLVRIEKEFLRLGQAPLLRRVKARLEKTYLHNSEYFQEYLSQRVMDSFVDWDFERDKSVIVMMLNQKPSPGKGERLLGD; translated from the coding sequence ATGAATTCACCATTCGGGGCCAGATCTGGGCAGCATCCAAATCAGCAAATTGCCAACTATATCGGGAAATTGCTTCGTGACACGTTTGGGAAAGGACCGGAAACGGTTCAGGTGGCCACGGGATTTACGTTTTTTACCGTGTATTTGCGCAATTTTATGTCGCCCATGGAGAAAGTGCTGATGGAGAATGATCAGGAGGAAACGGTGTACGAGCTCCGGCTCAATTTGGTGCGCTCACTGTTTCCCGAAATTCGTACGTATGTTGAGATGGTCACAGGGGTGAAGCTCCGAGAGTTTTATTGTGACTGGGGGTTCCAAAATCAATCCGGTATGTTGGTGGGTATCAGTGAAGACCCATTTCCAAATTCCGAGTCATTTCGGGAGATTTACGAAGGTAAAGAGCAGGTGGAGCGGGAGATTGTCCGAATCAGTCAAGAAATTCAAAAGCCGCCGGAAGAAATCTACTCCTGTATGTTGAATCCGAGGACGCTGTTGATTGTCCGCAACGGTTTACTTGTGCGCATCGAGAAGGAATTTTTGCGACTTGGACAAGCGCCGTTGTTACGGCGCGTGAAGGCAAGGTTGGAAAAGACATACTTGCATAACAGCGAGTATTTCCAAGAATACTTAAGTCAACGTGTGATGGACTCGTTTGTGGATTGGGATTTCGAACGGGATAAAAGTGTCATCGTTATGATGTTAAATCAGAAGCCATCGCCAGGGAAGGGGGAGCGTCTTCTCGGCGATTAA
- a CDS encoding TetR/AcrR family transcriptional regulator → MNRAQEIKQVAHQLMLEKGYSGFSYADIAAVIGIQKASIHYHFPSKDNLVQSVLQDYRRSASDSLRKFEDTAANPRGKLENYFAYWADRLANEPTHICLCAMLASENSILPEEAQCEIQAHFEEMRKWIQSVLQEAQEQGMLFPCHLSLEAEAASILAVVHGGMLAARAYRDKQQFTMVTEALLHKIMRHQA, encoded by the coding sequence ATGAATCGTGCGCAAGAGATTAAACAGGTCGCTCATCAACTGATGCTGGAGAAAGGGTATAGTGGGTTTAGTTACGCCGATATCGCTGCCGTGATTGGCATTCAAAAGGCGAGCATCCATTACCACTTTCCGAGTAAAGATAATTTGGTCCAATCCGTGTTGCAAGACTACCGCCGGTCAGCCAGCGACAGTCTCCGCAAGTTCGAGGATACAGCTGCTAATCCGCGGGGGAAACTCGAGAATTACTTTGCGTATTGGGCGGATAGATTAGCGAATGAGCCAACGCATATCTGCCTGTGTGCGATGTTGGCATCAGAGAATTCCATCCTCCCAGAGGAAGCACAATGTGAAATCCAAGCGCACTTCGAAGAGATGCGGAAGTGGATACAGTCTGTCTTGCAAGAGGCGCAGGAACAGGGCATGCTTTTCCCATGTCATTTGTCACTTGAGGCGGAAGCCGCATCTATCTTGGCGGTTGTGCACGGCGGTATGCTCGCAGCGCGGGCGTATCGCGACAAGCAGCAATTCACCATGGTTACAGAGGCCCTGCTTCATAAAATCATGCGTCATCAAGCGTAA
- a CDS encoding alpha/beta fold hydrolase, with protein MHKRRFFDSNGLQLSYVDFGGDFEKILLVLHGHFGTASQFSFLAQKLDGWRVIGLDQRGHGWSSHASDLNYSRESYINDIRNFIQQELGKRSVVLLGHSLGGVNA; from the coding sequence ATGCATAAAAGGAGATTTTTTGATTCCAACGGACTACAGCTATCGTATGTTGATTTTGGTGGCGATTTCGAGAAAATTCTTCTTGTTTTGCACGGACATTTTGGCACAGCAAGCCAGTTCTCATTCTTGGCCCAAAAGCTGGATGGTTGGCGGGTGATAGGGCTAGATCAACGAGGGCATGGATGGAGTAGTCATGCAAGCGACCTTAATTATTCTAGGGAAAGTTACATAAATGACATTCGCAATTTTATACAGCAAGAACTAGGTAAGCGATCTGTAGTTTTACTCGGACATTCTTTGGGTGGGGTGAATGCATAG
- a CDS encoding helix-turn-helix domain-containing protein, whose product MADLVRKLGERIRVLRKEKGLSQEQLGELSGLHTNYIGQVERGEKNLTIESLEKVAIGLGVSLEQVFRYIDPMEQQDELSQINELLSKRPFEDRAMALKIIKDVFEWEHRKYR is encoded by the coding sequence ATGGCTGATCTCGTAAGAAAATTAGGTGAACGTATTCGGGTGCTACGTAAGGAAAAAGGCCTGAGCCAGGAACAACTTGGTGAACTGTCTGGGCTACATACGAACTATATAGGTCAAGTCGAACGTGGCGAGAAAAATCTGACCATAGAGAGCCTCGAAAAAGTGGCTATTGGTCTGGGAGTTTCTCTTGAGCAGGTGTTTCGATACATTGACCCGATGGAACAACAGGATGAGTTGAGCCAAATCAATGAATTACTATCAAAGCGCCCATTCGAGGACCGCGCCATGGCGTTGAAAATAATCAAGGACGTGTTCGAGTGGGAGCATCGGAAATACAGATGA